In Leptospira perdikensis, the following are encoded in one genomic region:
- a CDS encoding LLM class flavin-dependent oxidoreductase: MVQLSILDLVFINEGNNPNMALSNSVRVAKVAEDLGYHRIWVAEHHNFPAIASAATSVVIGHLAGHTKKIRIGAGGIMLPNHSPLVIAEQFGTLESLYPGRIDLGLGRAPGTDQLTLRALRRDPMSSQHFPEDVKELLSYFEDDQNQLPVHAIPGMGTNVPVWILGSSLFGAQLAALLGLPYAFASHFAPAALMEAISIYRKQFRPSKYLDQPYVMVGVNVIAADTDKEAKFLFTSSQQSFTRILRNRRGTFPPPIEDIETYWSPEEKQIASQMLSYSVVGSRETVKLGLTKILEETKADELMTVTSVYDTDAKIRSLEILAGIEI, translated from the coding sequence ATGGTGCAACTATCAATTCTTGATCTTGTTTTTATCAACGAAGGAAACAATCCCAACATGGCTCTTTCCAACTCTGTGCGAGTTGCAAAGGTTGCAGAGGACTTAGGTTATCATCGCATTTGGGTAGCAGAACATCATAACTTCCCTGCTATCGCCAGTGCAGCCACCTCCGTAGTGATTGGTCATTTGGCAGGGCATACCAAGAAAATTCGGATTGGTGCAGGTGGAATCATGTTACCCAACCATTCTCCCCTTGTTATCGCAGAACAATTTGGAACCTTAGAAAGTTTGTATCCAGGAAGAATTGACTTGGGACTTGGTAGGGCACCGGGAACCGACCAACTCACCTTACGAGCATTACGTCGAGATCCGATGAGCTCACAACATTTTCCAGAGGATGTCAAAGAATTACTTTCCTATTTTGAAGACGACCAAAATCAATTACCAGTTCATGCAATCCCTGGAATGGGAACCAACGTACCTGTTTGGATTTTAGGATCGAGTTTATTCGGAGCACAATTGGCTGCTCTACTTGGTTTACCTTACGCTTTTGCATCTCATTTTGCACCGGCAGCTTTGATGGAAGCTATCTCCATTTACAGAAAACAATTTAGGCCATCCAAGTATTTGGATCAACCTTATGTAATGGTGGGTGTCAATGTGATTGCGGCAGACACTGACAAGGAAGCAAAATTTTTATTTACCAGCTCCCAACAATCCTTCACCCGCATCCTTCGGAACCGACGAGGTACATTCCCACCACCAATCGAAGATATCGAAACTTATTGGAGTCCAGAAGAAAAACAAATCGCCTCACAAATGTTATCCTATTCTGTTGTTGGTTCTAGAGAAACGGTAAAATTAGGACTCACTAAAATATTAGAAGAAACTAAGGCGGATGAACTGATGACGGTGACTTCTGTTTACGATACAGATGCCAAAATTCGTTCCTTAGAAATTTTAGCTGGCATTGAGATCTAA
- a CDS encoding extracellular catalytic domain type 1 short-chain-length polyhydroxyalkanoate depolymerase has protein sequence MKYKSQILFILPLVLLFFSTEFCSRGWLRTKIKERFEKRMEEKPAPIASSDLTKKIETPGDYTFTFTHADIPRYYKVHVPKSYSLNKPTPLLFVFHGGGGDMDIQSNEEYYHQISKSEENGHITIFPNGYSKFKSGKIATWNAGNCCADARDKKIDDVGFVKEILNFATKQLQIDKSKVYATGMSNGAMMSYRLACEMTDQFTAIATVAGTDNTITCHPTKPISVLHIHAKDDDKVLFYGGAGKSFRDRSLVTDFVSVPKTITQWIKFNGCNQTPKRVLDEPEVTCDEYNECKNGVKVKLCVTESGGHSWPGGKKPSFFFGGATPSKAIIANDMMWDFFTEK, from the coding sequence ATGAAATACAAATCTCAAATCCTCTTTATTTTGCCCTTAGTTTTGTTATTTTTTTCGACGGAGTTCTGTTCTCGAGGTTGGTTACGCACAAAAATCAAGGAACGGTTCGAAAAAAGAATGGAAGAAAAACCAGCGCCCATTGCCTCTTCTGACCTAACTAAAAAAATCGAAACACCAGGTGATTATACATTTACCTTCACTCATGCGGACATTCCCCGTTATTATAAAGTCCATGTTCCCAAATCCTATTCTCTAAACAAACCGACTCCCCTTCTTTTTGTATTTCACGGAGGTGGAGGTGATATGGACATCCAATCCAATGAAGAGTATTACCACCAAATTTCTAAATCCGAAGAAAATGGCCATATCACCATTTTTCCGAATGGTTATAGTAAGTTCAAATCCGGGAAAATTGCTACATGGAATGCAGGCAACTGTTGTGCAGATGCTCGAGACAAAAAAATAGACGATGTTGGATTTGTGAAAGAAATATTAAATTTTGCCACAAAACAACTGCAAATCGACAAATCCAAAGTATACGCAACTGGTATGTCTAATGGTGCGATGATGAGTTATCGTCTTGCTTGCGAAATGACAGACCAATTCACTGCTATCGCAACCGTTGCCGGAACCGATAACACCATAACCTGTCATCCAACAAAACCAATTTCCGTATTACATATCCACGCCAAAGATGATGATAAAGTATTGTTCTATGGAGGTGCTGGTAAAAGTTTCCGAGATAGATCGCTTGTGACAGACTTTGTTTCTGTCCCCAAAACCATCACCCAATGGATCAAGTTTAATGGCTGTAATCAAACACCCAAACGTGTATTAGACGAACCAGAAGTCACTTGTGATGAATATAACGAATGTAAGAATGGTGTGAAAGTAAAACTTTGTGTCACAGAATCAGGAGGCCATTCCTGGCCAGGTGGTAAAAAACCTTCGTTTTTCTTTGGAGGTGCTACTCCTTCGAAAGCCATCATAGCCAATGATATGATGTGGGACTTTTTTACTGAGAAATGA
- a CDS encoding alanine racemase, with protein MFKIRSFRIFLFLLIGFVFVLFLRPKDEGFAYQDYFSNLNQELKTNGFGKPVVILDLDRLDENLSTLSKNIPPPLHYRIVVKSLPSLDILRYITKATKTNRLMVFHSGDLVMLLGEPEFSTFDILLGKPMPLRALEDIYKKTKVDRFQKIHWLVDTETRLNQYLEFGKSKNIKLHVVLEIDVGLHRGGFLNPEETKKTLSLIQANQANLEFDGFMGYEPHVTSVPNLFGEKNDAIEREIQLSLSRYEGFVTSGKEYFPSLFGKELLLNGGGSKTYRFYQKNNHVVNDVSVGSALVMPTDFDVSTLTEHKPAFFIAAPVLKRLEGTTIPFLESLSSLFALWNPNLQVTYFTYGGAYLAKKESPKGLFDNSLYGASTNQGILNGSRATNLQPDDYVFYRPTQSEKVMAEMGEVVLFRKGKLVGTWKCFIN; from the coding sequence ATGTTCAAAATCCGTTCCTTTCGTATCTTTCTTTTTCTACTAATTGGATTTGTTTTTGTTTTGTTCTTACGGCCGAAGGATGAAGGTTTTGCTTATCAGGATTACTTTTCTAATCTAAACCAAGAACTGAAAACAAATGGTTTTGGAAAACCGGTTGTCATTTTGGATTTGGATCGGTTGGATGAAAATTTATCGACCCTTTCTAAAAACATCCCACCTCCGTTACATTATAGAATAGTGGTGAAGTCCCTTCCATCACTAGATATTCTTCGTTATATTACAAAAGCTACAAAAACCAATCGTCTTATGGTTTTCCATTCTGGCGATTTGGTAATGTTACTCGGTGAACCCGAGTTTTCTACTTTTGATATTCTTCTTGGTAAACCCATGCCCCTTCGTGCATTGGAAGATATATATAAAAAAACAAAGGTGGATCGTTTTCAAAAGATCCATTGGTTGGTAGATACAGAAACAAGACTGAACCAATACTTGGAATTTGGAAAATCGAAAAATATAAAATTACATGTTGTCTTAGAAATTGATGTAGGGCTCCATCGCGGTGGATTTTTAAATCCAGAAGAAACGAAAAAAACGCTTTCTCTGATTCAGGCAAATCAAGCCAATTTAGAGTTCGATGGGTTTATGGGTTATGAACCTCATGTAACTTCTGTTCCTAATCTTTTTGGTGAAAAAAATGATGCGATCGAAAGAGAAATCCAATTATCTTTGTCCAGGTATGAAGGATTTGTAACCTCGGGTAAAGAATACTTTCCTTCATTATTTGGTAAGGAACTTCTTTTAAATGGTGGCGGTAGCAAAACTTATCGTTTTTATCAGAAGAACAATCATGTTGTGAATGATGTTTCTGTAGGATCGGCCCTTGTAATGCCTACGGATTTTGATGTGAGTACACTCACGGAACACAAACCAGCTTTTTTCATTGCTGCCCCTGTTCTAAAAAGATTAGAAGGAACAACCATTCCATTTTTAGAATCTTTATCGTCTTTGTTTGCATTATGGAATCCTAACTTACAAGTTACTTATTTTACTTATGGTGGTGCTTATCTTGCAAAAAAAGAATCCCCAAAAGGTCTTTTTGATAACAGCCTTTATGGTGCGAGTACAAACCAAGGGATTTTGAATGGGAGTCGTGCCACAAATTTACAACCTGATGATTATGTTTTTTATCGCCCCACACAAAGTGAAAAGGTAATGGCAGAGATGGGCGAAGTAGTCCTTTTTAGAAAAGGAAAACTTGTAGGAACTTGGAAGTGTTTTATCAATTAG
- a CDS encoding helix-turn-helix domain-containing protein, whose protein sequence is MKVSQPNLNSKEKTLIQSVYVFESDSKEEYNLPFYADGFPGIVFFHSENPVTVFVGSESKVMDPVFVYGQTIEPIRIQIEGPFFFVMVQLFPAVVEETLGIPILELTNSCWTISPAEWVNEPNFQSAIDRFSPTLASSALVEYIIQKGERFRPDPVLHACMEEILDLKGICEVGKLSKKHGLSERTLQRRFQNYVGLTPKQFSTIIRFQASLLELNGDQNSKLTDIAYASGYSDQSHFIRQFKSFTKQKPFRFREKI, encoded by the coding sequence ATGAAAGTATCCCAACCGAATCTAAACTCGAAGGAAAAAACTCTCATACAATCGGTATATGTATTTGAGTCAGACTCAAAAGAAGAATACAACCTCCCTTTTTATGCAGATGGATTTCCAGGGATTGTATTTTTCCATTCAGAAAACCCTGTCACTGTTTTTGTAGGTTCTGAATCCAAAGTGATGGATCCTGTTTTTGTTTACGGACAAACTATTGAACCCATTCGTATTCAGATCGAAGGTCCATTTTTCTTTGTTATGGTACAACTTTTTCCTGCCGTTGTAGAAGAAACCTTAGGAATCCCTATACTCGAACTTACCAATTCTTGTTGGACCATTTCTCCTGCGGAATGGGTAAATGAACCTAACTTTCAGTCGGCGATTGACCGTTTTTCTCCGACTTTGGCATCATCTGCTTTGGTCGAATACATTATACAAAAAGGAGAGAGGTTTCGACCAGATCCTGTTTTACATGCTTGTATGGAAGAGATTTTAGATCTTAAGGGAATTTGTGAAGTCGGAAAGTTATCCAAAAAACATGGTCTGTCGGAAAGAACTTTGCAGAGAAGGTTTCAGAATTATGTGGGACTTACCCCGAAACAATTTTCAACCATCATTCGGTTTCAGGCAAGCTTACTTGAGTTAAATGGTGATCAAAATTCAAAATTAACTGATATTGCCTATGCGAGTGGGTATTCTGATCAGTCCCATTTCATTCGCCAATTCAAATCCTTTACCAAACAAAAACCTTTTCGGTTCCGAGAAAAAATTTAA